A region from the Achromobacter seleniivolatilans genome encodes:
- a CDS encoding alpha/beta hydrolase — MPPSLQRHLPAFLRPHLESLSGVGLILGTLFFAASLTPTLVPRTYLTQGVLAGTCFAAGYGLGVLWHWVWTYLELPEPKARAARVINAVITLLCLTVVILFLWRAAEWQNTIRALMQMAPVTSAHPFKVSATALITFLVLLALARLFQRVARFVSRQVRRVVPRRVANVVGAAIAILLFWSLANNVFFRAALHMLDASFREYDALLEPERPQPTAAFKTGGPDSLVKWTQLGRAGREYIASGPSAAEIKAQTGQDAKEPVRVYVGLRAADTPQDRAKIALAEMKRVGAFNRSVLVLVTPTGTGWIDPAAMDSIEYLHHGDVASVAMQYSYLSSPLSLLAQPEYGAEAARALFVEVYNYWTALPQSQRPKLYLHGLSLGAMNSAGSAELFEMIGDPIQGALWSGPPFESRVWRAITNARNPGSPAWLPELRDGAFVRFMNQNGSPVPADAPWGPMRIVYLQYASDAVTFFDYRDLYRRPAWMDPPYGPDVSPDLRWYPVVTMLQLALDMSVSTHTPIGYGHVYAPQHYVDAWVAVTDVRDWPADALTKLKQHLMERARAAMDDGEGKEAAYDNRGG, encoded by the coding sequence TTGCCGCCCTCTCTGCAACGACACCTGCCCGCCTTTCTTCGGCCGCATCTGGAATCGCTGTCTGGCGTTGGCCTGATCCTGGGCACGCTATTCTTCGCCGCGTCCTTGACTCCCACGCTGGTACCCCGTACCTATCTCACCCAAGGCGTTCTGGCTGGCACGTGTTTTGCCGCCGGATATGGGCTGGGTGTGCTGTGGCACTGGGTCTGGACCTATCTGGAACTGCCCGAACCCAAAGCGCGCGCCGCCCGCGTGATCAATGCCGTGATCACCCTGCTGTGCCTGACGGTCGTCATCCTGTTCTTGTGGCGCGCAGCCGAATGGCAAAACACGATCCGGGCCCTGATGCAGATGGCGCCTGTCACCAGCGCCCATCCCTTCAAAGTCAGCGCTACGGCGCTGATCACTTTCCTCGTATTGCTGGCGTTGGCCCGGCTATTCCAACGGGTCGCCCGATTCGTATCCAGACAGGTGCGCCGCGTTGTGCCCCGGCGCGTCGCCAACGTGGTGGGCGCAGCGATTGCGATTTTGCTCTTCTGGTCGTTGGCCAATAATGTGTTCTTCCGTGCGGCGCTGCATATGCTGGACGCGTCTTTCCGGGAATACGATGCACTGCTTGAGCCCGAGCGCCCTCAGCCTACTGCGGCCTTCAAGACCGGAGGTCCGGATTCCCTGGTCAAGTGGACTCAACTCGGCCGCGCTGGCCGTGAGTACATTGCATCCGGCCCAAGCGCCGCCGAGATCAAGGCGCAGACGGGGCAAGACGCTAAAGAGCCTGTCCGTGTCTACGTGGGCCTGCGCGCCGCCGACACCCCGCAGGACCGTGCCAAGATTGCACTGGCCGAGATGAAGCGCGTCGGCGCTTTCAACCGGTCGGTGTTGGTCCTGGTTACCCCCACCGGCACGGGCTGGATCGATCCCGCAGCCATGGATTCCATCGAATACCTGCATCACGGCGACGTGGCCAGTGTCGCCATGCAGTACTCCTACCTGTCCAGCCCGCTGTCGCTGCTGGCGCAGCCGGAATATGGCGCGGAGGCGGCACGTGCCTTGTTCGTGGAGGTCTACAACTACTGGACCGCTTTGCCGCAAAGCCAGCGGCCCAAGCTGTACCTGCATGGATTGAGCCTGGGCGCGATGAACTCCGCCGGTTCCGCCGAACTCTTTGAAATGATCGGCGACCCGATCCAGGGCGCGCTGTGGAGCGGCCCGCCGTTCGAAAGCCGAGTCTGGCGCGCCATCACCAATGCACGAAACCCCGGGTCACCAGCCTGGCTGCCCGAATTACGTGATGGCGCCTTCGTGCGCTTCATGAATCAGAACGGTTCGCCCGTGCCCGCCGATGCCCCATGGGGCCCGATGCGTATTGTCTACCTGCAATATGCCAGCGACGCCGTCACCTTTTTTGACTATCGCGATTTGTACCGCCGTCCGGCCTGGATGGACCCGCCCTATGGCCCAGACGTATCACCCGACCTGCGCTGGTATCCCGTAGTGACCATGCTGCAACTTGCGCTGGACATGTCTGTCAGCACGCATACGCCCATCGGCTATGGCCATGTGTATGCCCCGCAGCACTATGTAGACGCCTGGGTGGCCGTAACGGATGTGCGCGATTGGCCAGCCGATGCGTTGACGAAATTGAAGCAGCATCTGATGGAGCGGGCCCGCGCCGCGATGGACGATGGCGAAGGCAAGGAAGCGGCTTACGACAACCGGGGGGGCTAG
- a CDS encoding YceI family protein yields MKLIPTLLLGASALLASLPAAAAPVTYDLDPSHTYPSFEADHFGGLSTWRGKFNQSRGVVVLDREARTGTVDVTVDIKSVDFGHDEMNQHAIAPDIFDAARYPTATFKGTFTKFDGDRPEEATGDLTLRGVTRQVKMDIDDFKCIQHPMEKREVCGADVSTKFSRKDFGLNFGLDMGFKPEVELKIQVEAGRRP; encoded by the coding sequence ATGAAGCTGATCCCGACCCTGCTGCTGGGCGCAAGCGCGCTGCTCGCGAGTCTGCCTGCCGCTGCCGCGCCAGTGACCTACGACTTGGACCCCTCGCATACCTATCCCAGCTTTGAAGCCGATCACTTTGGCGGGCTGTCGACATGGCGCGGGAAATTCAATCAGTCCCGCGGAGTAGTGGTGTTGGATCGCGAGGCCCGCACTGGCACGGTGGACGTCACCGTCGACATCAAGTCGGTGGACTTTGGCCACGACGAGATGAACCAGCACGCAATCGCTCCCGATATCTTTGACGCGGCTCGCTACCCCACCGCTACTTTCAAGGGCACATTCACCAAGTTTGATGGAGACCGCCCCGAAGAAGCCACGGGCGATCTGACCCTGCGTGGCGTCACGCGGCAGGTCAAGATGGACATTGACGATTTCAAGTGCATTCAGCACCCGATGGAGAAGCGCGAAGTGTGCGGCGCTGACGTGTCCACAAAGTTCAGCCGCAAGGACTTCGGGCTGAATTTTGGCCTGGATATGGGATTCAAGCCCGAAGTTGAATTGAAGATTCAAGTAGAAGCCGGCCGGCGCCCTTGA
- a CDS encoding FecR domain-containing protein, whose product MSTGTGSMPAAVPHQALNQAAHWFAVLSSGEANADDKRRWESWLAAAPEHREAWRYVERISHRFEPIKSSPERGNAIAAYEQSHTIRRRQVLRSLGLLTGTALLGWGATRYTPLPDLFYAWTADAHTGTGELRTMVLSDGTRVWLNALSAFNNGYSDGQRSLRLLRGEILIDTASDPRPFYVQTPQGQLQALGTRFSVRLEEDQTFLAVYEGAVEVSPAATKNRAVIAAGRQVRFSRDAIANTADADPAREAWSRGLLVARHIPLSEVVAELRPYFRGHLGAAPEIANLPVFGGFPLAEPERALHMLEQVLPIRVQRRWSWWISIEPA is encoded by the coding sequence GTGAGCACTGGCACGGGTTCAATGCCTGCCGCAGTGCCACACCAGGCGTTGAACCAGGCAGCGCACTGGTTTGCCGTTCTGAGTTCGGGCGAGGCGAATGCTGATGACAAGCGGCGTTGGGAAAGCTGGCTGGCCGCGGCACCCGAACATCGCGAAGCCTGGCGATACGTCGAGCGCATCAGTCATCGGTTTGAACCCATTAAGTCCAGTCCCGAGCGGGGCAATGCAATTGCGGCGTATGAACAGTCGCACACGATACGGCGGCGGCAGGTCTTGCGTAGCCTGGGATTGCTCACCGGAACGGCCTTGCTGGGCTGGGGCGCCACACGCTACACACCCTTGCCTGATCTGTTCTACGCCTGGACGGCGGATGCTCATACTGGCACCGGCGAGCTGCGCACAATGGTGTTATCCGACGGCACGCGTGTGTGGTTGAACGCGCTAAGCGCGTTCAACAACGGCTATAGCGACGGCCAGCGCAGCCTGCGTCTACTGCGTGGCGAGATCCTGATCGACACGGCCAGCGATCCGCGGCCCTTCTATGTCCAGACCCCCCAGGGCCAGCTACAGGCGCTAGGCACCCGCTTTTCCGTGCGCCTGGAAGAAGACCAGACATTCCTGGCCGTCTACGAAGGCGCGGTCGAAGTCAGTCCGGCAGCGACCAAAAACCGGGCCGTCATCGCTGCGGGACGCCAGGTGCGATTCTCACGCGATGCCATCGCCAATACCGCCGACGCCGATCCCGCCCGCGAAGCGTGGTCCCGCGGCCTGCTGGTCGCCCGCCACATCCCGCTGTCCGAGGTCGTGGCCGAGCTGCGTCCGTACTTTCGGGGCCACTTGGGCGCCGCGCCGGAAATCGCCAACCTGCCCGTTTTTGGCGGGTTTCCGCTGGCCGAACCTGAGCGGGCCCTGCACATGCTGGAACAAGTGCTGCCCATACGGGTGCAGCGCCGCTGGTCGTGGTGGATAAGTATCGAACCCGCTTGA
- a CDS encoding SRPBCC family protein: MTTGTINLHRVLRAPPERVYRAFLEADAVAKWLPPYGYTCQIHHLDPKTGGSHKMSFRNFSTGISQSFGGVYLELVPFEKIRYSDQFDDPNLPGQMQTTITLRQVACGTDITIVQEGVPAVIPVEMCYLGWQDSLMQLARLVEADTPD; encoded by the coding sequence ATGACCACCGGAACCATCAATCTTCACCGCGTTCTGCGCGCACCGCCGGAACGCGTCTATCGCGCTTTTCTTGAAGCCGATGCCGTAGCGAAATGGCTGCCTCCGTACGGCTACACCTGTCAGATCCATCACCTGGACCCTAAAACCGGCGGCTCCCACAAGATGTCCTTTCGCAACTTCAGCACCGGCATCAGCCAGAGTTTTGGCGGCGTATACCTGGAACTAGTTCCGTTTGAAAAGATCCGCTATTCGGATCAGTTCGACGACCCGAACCTGCCCGGCCAGATGCAGACCACCATTACCTTGCGGCAAGTGGCCTGCGGCACGGACATCACCATCGTGCAGGAAGGGGTGCCGGCCGTTATCCCTGTGGAGATGTGCTACCTGGGCTGGCAGGATTCACTGATGCAGCTGGCGCGTCTTGTAGAAGCCGATACCCCGGACTGA
- a CDS encoding class II aldolase/adducin family protein — MDTVSKQGASVREQVSATEWQIRTDLAALYRLVALFGWDDLIFTHITAKVPGTEHFLINPYGMMFDEITASSLVKIDLNGNKVMESEYDINPAGFTIHSCIHAARKDAMCVLHTHSINGVAVSAQKAGLLPLSQFAFIALRSLSYHDYEGLALNPEEQPRLVRDLGANNYLILRNHGLLTVGQTMAEAFQAMHRLEAACMAQVRAQAGGGELIYIPPEVLARAAVESPADRAHKAALAWPGLLRRLDRRNPGYAE; from the coding sequence ATGGACACGGTAAGCAAGCAGGGCGCCAGCGTGCGCGAACAGGTCAGCGCAACAGAGTGGCAGATCCGCACGGACCTGGCGGCCTTGTACCGGCTGGTAGCGCTGTTTGGCTGGGACGATCTGATCTTTACGCACATCACGGCCAAGGTGCCGGGCACCGAGCACTTTCTGATCAATCCCTACGGCATGATGTTCGACGAGATTACGGCGTCCAGCCTGGTCAAGATCGATCTCAACGGGAACAAGGTCATGGAGTCCGAATACGACATCAACCCGGCCGGGTTCACCATACACAGCTGTATTCACGCAGCGCGCAAGGATGCCATGTGTGTGTTGCACACGCACTCCATCAATGGCGTGGCGGTGTCGGCGCAGAAGGCGGGTTTGCTGCCCTTGTCGCAGTTTGCGTTCATTGCGCTGCGTTCGCTGAGCTATCACGACTACGAAGGTTTGGCGCTCAATCCGGAAGAGCAGCCGCGTCTGGTGCGCGATCTGGGCGCCAACAATTATCTGATTCTGCGCAATCACGGCCTGTTGACCGTGGGGCAAACGATGGCCGAGGCGTTTCAGGCCATGCACCGGCTGGAAGCCGCCTGCATGGCGCAGGTGCGCGCTCAGGCCGGCGGCGGTGAACTGATCTACATCCCGCCGGAGGTGCTGGCGCGGGCGGCAGTGGAATCGCCGGCCGACCGGGCGCATAAAGCAGCGCTGGCCTGGCCGGGCTTGCTGCGCCGTCTGGACCGGCGCAATCCGGGCTACGCGGAATAA
- a CDS encoding sigma-70 family RNA polymerase sigma factor, producing the protein MPNQASQAEFVSLYCDHHRWLQSWLHRRLGSAADAADLAHDAFLKLIQVPRRFGSAPEARSYLRSMANGMCVDLWRRRNIEQAWLETLAAQPEAVAPSAEHQAIVLEALSEIDTMLRTLPVKVARAFVMAVAGDMTHKEVARELNVSTRSVTTYVAQAMLHCLQLEARLAVADTPGGGWFPPHPGPRVAL; encoded by the coding sequence GTGCCCAATCAGGCTTCCCAAGCGGAATTCGTATCTTTGTACTGCGACCACCACCGCTGGCTGCAAAGCTGGCTGCACCGGAGATTGGGAAGCGCGGCCGACGCGGCCGACCTTGCGCATGATGCTTTTCTGAAGCTGATCCAGGTTCCCCGGCGTTTCGGCAGCGCCCCCGAAGCGCGCAGCTATCTGCGCAGCATGGCCAACGGCATGTGCGTGGACCTCTGGCGCCGCCGCAACATCGAGCAGGCCTGGCTTGAAACGCTGGCCGCGCAGCCTGAAGCGGTAGCGCCTTCCGCAGAACACCAGGCCATCGTGCTTGAGGCATTGAGCGAGATCGACACCATGTTGCGCACCTTGCCCGTCAAGGTCGCACGCGCGTTCGTTATGGCCGTCGCTGGCGATATGACGCACAAAGAGGTGGCGCGTGAGTTGAATGTGTCCACGCGCAGTGTCACCACCTATGTGGCGCAGGCCATGCTGCATTGCCTGCAACTGGAAGCACGTCTGGCCGTGGCGGATACGCCAGGAGGTGGATGGTTTCCGCCGCATCCTGGGCCCAGAGTCGCGTTGTGA
- the fdx gene encoding ISC system 2Fe-2S type ferredoxin, which translates to MPKITVLPHATLAPEGAVVDAPTGTSICEALLDHGIEIEHACDQSAACTTCHCIVRKGLDTLNEAGENEEDLLDRAWGLEAQSRLSCQAIVGEQDLTVDIPKYTINHAKENH; encoded by the coding sequence ATGCCAAAAATTACCGTTCTGCCCCATGCCACTCTTGCGCCAGAAGGCGCTGTTGTGGATGCGCCAACAGGGACATCCATTTGCGAAGCCCTGCTCGATCACGGCATTGAAATAGAACATGCGTGTGATCAAAGCGCTGCATGCACCACTTGCCACTGCATCGTGCGCAAAGGCTTGGACACGCTGAATGAGGCTGGCGAGAACGAAGAAGATTTGTTGGACCGGGCATGGGGCCTGGAGGCGCAGTCGCGCCTGAGTTGCCAAGCCATCGTGGGGGAACAAGACCTTACTGTCGATATTCCCAAGTACACGATCAATCATGCAAAAGAAAATCACTAG